A portion of the Pseudoalteromonas galatheae genome contains these proteins:
- a CDS encoding flavin reductase family protein yields MKHFSSDDIKTLDERYRALMINSLSGFKSANLIGTVDGTGQENLSIVSSVFHLGASPALVGVIFRPHSVPRHTLENILATQKYTINQVNIQIYMAAHQTSARYEKSQSEFEQTGLTAEYLNDFPAPFVKESRLKYGLALKDHQTIKLNDTELVIGEIESLHVEEKALLEDGYIDIEALDCVAISSLDGYHSTKRINRLEYAKPNKPTRIKLLG; encoded by the coding sequence ATGAAACACTTCTCCAGTGACGATATTAAAACCCTAGACGAACGTTACCGCGCACTGATGATAAATTCATTATCGGGTTTCAAAAGCGCTAACTTAATCGGAACAGTTGATGGGACAGGTCAGGAAAACTTGTCTATTGTTAGTTCAGTGTTCCACCTTGGCGCCAGTCCGGCGCTCGTTGGCGTGATTTTTAGGCCCCATAGCGTACCAAGGCACACGCTAGAGAACATATTAGCGACGCAAAAATACACGATTAATCAAGTTAACATTCAAATTTATATGGCGGCTCATCAAACCTCTGCCAGATATGAAAAGAGTCAATCTGAATTTGAGCAAACAGGATTAACCGCAGAGTACTTAAATGATTTCCCTGCTCCTTTCGTTAAAGAAAGTAGATTAAAATACGGACTTGCACTCAAAGATCATCAAACCATTAAACTTAATGACACAGAGTTAGTAATAGGCGAAATTGAATCGCTTCACGTTGAAGAAAAAGCGTTACTCGAAGACGGTTATATTGATATCGAGGCGCTCGACTGTGTTGCGATTTCAAGTTTAGACGGGTATCACAGTACCAAGCGTATTAATCGCTTAGAGTATGCAAAACCAAATAAGCCAACCAGAATTAAGCTGCTCGGCTAA
- a CDS encoding SDR family NAD(P)-dependent oxidoreductase codes for MTNPAIIVIGASSAIARAFVKTQVEQNSDVRVITVSRQAKAASKASALHFQCDYSEAQIQKVGRQIFELDCTVKSVTIFNGLLHDEFDKFPEKKLEDVDLGYSMALFNINTMIPMLWLQALLPTIKGKQSCVVTALSARVGSISDNRMGGWYSYRSSKAALNMMFKSAAVELARRAKNIKLILFHPGTTDTPLSKPFQANVPDEKLFTPEFVADQLSSIIAKSHPDGTVSYVDWQNKSIEW; via the coding sequence GTGACTAACCCCGCAATTATAGTCATTGGCGCAAGCTCTGCGATCGCGCGAGCCTTTGTAAAAACGCAAGTCGAGCAGAATTCCGACGTAAGAGTAATCACCGTGTCTCGGCAAGCTAAAGCGGCTTCAAAAGCGAGTGCCCTGCACTTTCAGTGCGATTACTCCGAGGCACAGATCCAGAAAGTTGGGAGACAAATATTTGAGCTTGACTGCACGGTTAAAAGTGTCACCATTTTTAATGGGCTACTCCATGACGAGTTTGATAAATTCCCAGAGAAAAAGCTTGAGGATGTTGATCTCGGCTACAGCATGGCACTTTTCAACATCAATACCATGATCCCCATGCTTTGGTTACAAGCTTTATTGCCGACCATTAAAGGGAAACAGTCATGTGTAGTTACTGCACTCTCTGCCCGTGTTGGAAGTATCAGTGACAACCGGATGGGAGGCTGGTACAGCTATCGCAGTTCAAAGGCAGCACTTAATATGATGTTTAAATCCGCGGCTGTCGAGCTTGCGCGTCGGGCAAAAAATATTAAGCTCATTTTGTTCCATCCAGGCACTACCGATACGCCACTTTCAAAGCCCTTTCAAGCCAATGTCCCAGATGAAAAACTCTTTACGCCAGAATTTGTGGCAGATCAACTCAGCAGCATCATAGCAAAGAGCCACCCGGATGGCACGGTGAGCTATGTTGACTGGCAAAATAAATCAATTGAATGGTGA
- a CDS encoding thiol-disulfide oxidoreductase DCC family protein, translating to MIVFYDGNCPLCMREMNELKRFDKHNSIDLVNIHDTRFDTEFPEISREAAMAKLHGYDSQGKLIIGLDVTAAAWGQVGKHRWIKLLRLPIIRKIADWLYLFFAKHRMKISKLLSPSQCSMQNSGDCNRD from the coding sequence ATGATTGTATTTTACGATGGTAACTGTCCGCTGTGTATGAGGGAAATGAATGAACTTAAACGTTTTGATAAACACAATAGCATTGATTTGGTGAACATTCACGATACCCGATTCGATACTGAGTTTCCTGAGATATCGCGTGAAGCAGCAATGGCAAAGCTCCATGGTTACGATAGCCAAGGCAAGCTTATTATCGGGCTGGATGTTACCGCAGCGGCTTGGGGTCAAGTCGGTAAACATCGCTGGATTAAATTACTTAGGCTACCAATAATTCGCAAGATTGCAGACTGGCTTTATTTGTTTTTTGCAAAACATAGAATGAAAATTTCTAAACTTTTGTCCCCAAGTCAATGCAGCATGCAAAATAGTGGAGATTGCAATCGTGACTAA
- the ppc gene encoding phosphoenolpyruvate carboxylase codes for MTEQYASLRSNVSLLGQMLGHIIQQAQGQETLDKVEEIRHLAKSSRSGNDSDRQALIDTLRSLSDEALLPVARSFNHFLNLANVAEQFHTISKSGSPDGVMIEVDKALDELQSKVDSGALALNEVADVISKLKIDLVLTAHPTEVTRRTIINKHVELSECLKVLEVTSGEDPVYDEVIDRIEQLISQAWHTSDIREKRPTPLDEAKWGFAVIENSLWEAVPKFVRYFNAQVKTRLNLQLPANFSPIQLTSWMGGDRDGNPFVTSHVTQSVLDHGRWMALDLYRRDLEILGAELSMSNASESFIARADGSNEPYRHVLKQLRAEVEETIAALEYKIKGTPSQYQDKIKQVSQIREPLEACYRSLVDCRMANIADGLLLDVLRRIDCFGVSLCKLDIRQDSARHTEVFSELTRYLGLGDYAQWQEADKQAFLLTELSSRRPLLPRHWQPSSNVQEVLETFATIADQDQNALGIYIISMAQSASDILAVHLLLQESGCKFNLPVAPLFETLDDLNNAQSVISGLFENTWYKGTIGAKQYVMIGYSDSAKDAGMMAAGWAQYDAMEKLVNLADAKGVELVLFHGRGGTIGRGGAPAAQALRSQPPGSLKSGLRVTEQGEMIRFKFGLPKVAMQSLSIYTSAILQSNLLPPPRPEPKWVEVMETISEASCKKYRSIVRENPDFVPYFRMATPEQELSKLPLGSRPSKRNPNGGVESLRAIPWIFAWSQNRLMLPAWLGAKEGLEAAVETFGKDMLQEMSAKWPFFRTRLEMLEMVFCKADLWLSEMYDASLVSDEYKGLGGELRDNLQQAIELIRGLAPESSLLSQQPWIKESIGLRNPYTDPLNLLQIELLKRVREETNHDLELALMITMTGIAAGMRNTG; via the coding sequence ATGACTGAGCAATACGCAAGCCTACGTAGTAATGTGAGCCTTTTGGGGCAGATGTTAGGACACATTATTCAACAAGCGCAGGGTCAAGAGACGCTAGACAAAGTTGAAGAAATTAGGCACCTAGCAAAATCCTCTAGAAGTGGTAATGATTCAGATAGGCAAGCGCTGATTGACACATTACGTAGCCTAAGCGATGAAGCGCTACTTCCCGTTGCTCGCTCATTTAATCATTTTTTAAACTTAGCGAATGTCGCAGAACAATTTCACACCATTTCAAAATCGGGCTCTCCTGACGGCGTGATGATCGAAGTCGATAAGGCGCTTGATGAGTTGCAAAGTAAAGTTGATTCTGGCGCACTGGCACTTAACGAAGTTGCAGATGTAATAAGCAAACTAAAAATCGATTTGGTGCTAACCGCTCATCCGACGGAAGTAACACGCAGAACTATCATCAACAAACACGTCGAGCTGAGCGAATGTTTAAAAGTGCTTGAGGTGACCTCTGGTGAGGATCCTGTTTACGATGAGGTTATTGACCGCATTGAGCAGTTGATTTCACAGGCGTGGCACACCAGCGATATAAGAGAAAAGCGACCTACGCCACTGGATGAAGCAAAGTGGGGGTTTGCGGTTATTGAAAATAGTCTTTGGGAAGCCGTGCCAAAGTTTGTTCGATATTTCAACGCCCAAGTGAAAACGCGATTAAATTTACAACTACCCGCCAATTTTAGTCCTATTCAGCTCACTTCTTGGATGGGGGGCGATAGAGACGGCAACCCGTTTGTTACTTCTCATGTGACGCAATCTGTGCTTGATCATGGCCGCTGGATGGCGCTTGATTTATATCGTCGCGATCTAGAAATTTTGGGCGCAGAACTCTCTATGAGTAATGCGTCCGAAAGCTTTATAGCGCGAGCGGACGGCAGTAATGAACCTTATCGTCATGTGCTAAAGCAACTACGCGCTGAGGTCGAAGAAACCATTGCAGCATTGGAATATAAAATCAAAGGCACACCTTCTCAATATCAGGACAAGATTAAGCAGGTCTCACAGATAAGAGAGCCACTAGAGGCATGTTATCGCTCACTAGTTGATTGTCGTATGGCTAATATTGCTGATGGTTTGTTGTTGGATGTATTAAGACGAATTGACTGTTTTGGCGTGTCTTTATGTAAGTTAGATATTCGCCAAGATTCCGCCAGACATACCGAAGTGTTTTCTGAATTAACGCGCTATTTGGGTCTTGGCGATTATGCTCAGTGGCAAGAAGCAGACAAGCAAGCCTTCTTATTAACCGAGCTAAGCTCAAGACGACCGTTACTGCCGCGTCATTGGCAACCTTCTTCCAATGTTCAAGAGGTGCTAGAAACATTTGCAACGATTGCGGATCAAGACCAAAACGCACTTGGCATTTACATAATCTCAATGGCGCAAAGTGCCTCAGATATTCTCGCCGTGCATTTATTACTCCAAGAAAGCGGGTGTAAATTCAACTTACCGGTAGCGCCGTTATTTGAAACGCTGGATGACTTAAATAATGCACAATCAGTGATCAGCGGATTATTTGAGAACACTTGGTATAAAGGCACGATTGGTGCCAAGCAATATGTGATGATCGGCTATTCTGACTCTGCAAAAGACGCAGGAATGATGGCGGCAGGGTGGGCACAGTATGATGCAATGGAAAAGTTGGTTAATCTTGCTGATGCCAAGGGCGTTGAGCTGGTGCTTTTCCATGGCCGTGGGGGGACGATTGGCCGTGGAGGTGCGCCTGCTGCACAAGCGCTGAGATCTCAACCGCCTGGTTCGCTAAAAAGTGGTTTGCGAGTAACCGAGCAAGGCGAAATGATCCGCTTTAAATTTGGTTTGCCTAAAGTCGCGATGCAAAGTCTATCCATTTATACCAGTGCGATTTTACAAAGTAATTTGTTGCCACCTCCTCGACCTGAACCTAAATGGGTAGAGGTAATGGAGACGATAAGTGAAGCTTCCTGTAAAAAGTATCGCAGTATTGTTCGAGAAAACCCTGATTTTGTTCCTTACTTTAGAATGGCAACACCAGAACAAGAGCTGTCTAAGTTACCACTAGGCTCACGGCCTTCTAAACGTAATCCAAACGGCGGAGTAGAGAGTTTGAGGGCGATTCCATGGATTTTTGCATGGAGTCAAAATCGCTTGATGTTACCTGCTTGGCTGGGGGCGAAAGAAGGTCTTGAAGCCGCCGTAGAAACGTTTGGTAAAGACATGCTGCAAGAAATGAGTGCAAAGTGGCCATTTTTTAGAACCCGTCTAGAAATGCTCGAAATGGTATTCTGTAAAGCCGACCTTTGGCTCAGCGAGATGTATGATGCAAGTTTAGTCAGTGATGAGTATAAAGGTTTAGGTGGTGAGTTGAGAGACAACTTGCAACAAGCCATCGAGCTTATTCGCGGCCTTGCGCCAGAGTCATCGCTGTTATCACAGCAACCTTGGATCAAAGAGTCAATCGGGTTGAGAAACCCTTATACTGATCCACTTAACTTGTTACAAATTGAACTGTTAAAGCGGGTGCGTGAAGAAACCAATCATGATTTGGAACTGGCACTTATGATCACGATGACAGGTATAGCGGCCGGTATGCGCAACACGGGTTAG
- the cdd gene encoding cytidine deaminase: MAKIEPSIKSALTQYATAHRGIISYSQLTQYQNRFNLSDLELEAALLEVAAEFATPPISQFYVGAIAWDDKSHQAFLGANLEFSHQALSLVVHAEQAAINNAWLNGAIEISKMTINAAPCGFCRQFMNELNTAKKLEILLPTGKTSLCDLLPTSFGPDDLGNSEKLFSQTHHLAEDKALPELISAALYHHYLSAYCPYTHNQSAVEIKLDSGECFYGRYAENAAYNPSLSPLQSALSQLAMSGKVLSEVNVAGITLLEKQGFANQLQVSLAVLQAYNAEHLLTHIEIE, from the coding sequence ATGGCAAAGATAGAACCATCAATAAAAAGTGCGTTAACGCAATACGCCACTGCACATCGTGGGATAATTAGTTATTCCCAGTTAACACAATACCAAAATCGCTTTAATTTATCTGATCTCGAGCTTGAAGCTGCTCTGCTTGAAGTTGCTGCTGAGTTTGCTACACCTCCTATTTCGCAATTTTATGTTGGTGCCATCGCGTGGGATGATAAATCTCATCAAGCGTTTTTGGGGGCGAATTTAGAGTTCTCACACCAAGCACTTTCTTTAGTTGTTCATGCTGAGCAAGCGGCAATTAACAATGCATGGTTAAATGGTGCAATTGAAATCTCTAAAATGACGATCAACGCCGCGCCTTGCGGGTTTTGTCGCCAATTTATGAATGAACTAAACACCGCAAAGAAACTTGAGATTTTATTGCCGACAGGCAAAACCTCGCTCTGTGATTTGCTGCCGACTTCCTTTGGTCCGGACGATCTGGGTAACAGTGAAAAACTTTTTTCTCAAACACATCATTTAGCTGAGGATAAAGCTTTGCCTGAATTAATTAGTGCTGCGCTTTATCATCATTATCTTAGTGCTTATTGTCCCTACACACATAATCAAAGTGCCGTGGAAATTAAACTAGACAGTGGCGAGTGTTTTTATGGACGTTATGCTGAAAATGCGGCTTATAATCCAAGCTTGTCACCATTACAAAGTGCACTAAGCCAACTAGCGATGTCGGGTAAAGTATTATCTGAGGTAAATGTGGCAGGGATCACTTTGCTAGAAAAGCAAGGCTTTGCAAATCAGTTGCAAGTAAGTCTAGCGGTGTTACAGGCATACAATGCTGAGCATTTACTAACACATATAGAGATTGAGTAA
- the udp gene encoding uridine phosphorylase: MEKVFHLGLTKADLQGASLAIVPGDPERSKRISEYLDSPVCLAQTREFHIYLGFLNESPVVICSTGIGGPSTSIAVEELAQLGITTFLRIGTTGAIQPHINEGDILVSTASVRLDGASQHFAPIEFPAVSDFHTTAAMVQACESLGITHHVGITASSDTFYPGQERYDTYSGYVRKAYQGLCAEWQKLNVMNYEMESATLFTMCAALGLKSACLAGVLVNRTRQEIPNVDHQAVEKKAVTAVLKAAEILLSK; the protein is encoded by the coding sequence ATGGAAAAGGTATTTCACTTAGGTCTTACGAAAGCCGACCTACAAGGCGCTTCACTGGCAATTGTTCCGGGTGATCCCGAGCGCTCAAAACGCATCTCTGAATATCTCGATTCTCCTGTCTGCTTAGCACAAACGCGCGAATTTCATATTTACCTTGGCTTTTTAAATGAAAGTCCTGTGGTAATTTGCTCAACTGGTATAGGCGGCCCATCTACGTCAATTGCAGTAGAAGAGTTAGCGCAGCTTGGCATCACTACTTTTTTACGCATAGGTACAACTGGCGCAATTCAACCACATATCAATGAAGGTGATATATTGGTGAGTACGGCATCAGTGCGTTTAGATGGCGCTAGCCAGCATTTTGCGCCAATTGAGTTTCCTGCGGTTTCTGATTTCCACACTACAGCCGCTATGGTACAAGCCTGTGAATCATTAGGTATTACCCATCATGTCGGTATTACGGCGTCTAGTGATACTTTCTACCCAGGGCAAGAACGTTATGACACATACTCAGGCTACGTTAGAAAGGCGTATCAGGGTTTATGTGCAGAATGGCAAAAGCTTAACGTGATGAATTATGAGATGGAATCTGCGACATTGTTTACCATGTGTGCAGCACTTGGATTGAAGTCCGCATGTCTTGCAGGTGTATTGGTAAACAGAACACGCCAAGAGATCCCCAACGTTGACCATCAAGCTGTTGAAAAGAAAGCCGTCACAGCTGTGCTAAAAGCAGCTGAAATCTTACTTTCGAAATAA
- a CDS encoding DUF2189 domain-containing protein — protein MPATHSINKDNEFARCFECNKVPVMAPFHWLALAFKDIANAPLLSLVYGLIFTLIPAFIMWLVYQSGTHLVILPAAVAFALIGPAFAAGLYDVAWELEKGHKPTLTHSLKSMFRNPAGEWGFAVLLMVIMIVWMRLAALIHALYPNVPNPTFEQLSAFLALGSIVGGILLVCVFAISAFTPQIMMERRVDIMTAVISSMHAVKENVGAMVVWCGILVFLVMLGFATGTAGFIVIMPLLAYASWHGYIAVIKTKVPRHYE, from the coding sequence ATGCCTGCTACACATTCTATAAATAAAGACAACGAATTTGCACGTTGCTTTGAGTGCAACAAAGTCCCGGTCATGGCACCGTTTCACTGGCTCGCATTAGCCTTTAAAGATATTGCGAATGCGCCATTACTTAGCCTAGTGTATGGACTTATTTTTACCTTGATCCCCGCCTTTATCATGTGGTTAGTATATCAATCAGGAACTCACCTGGTTATTTTGCCTGCTGCGGTTGCCTTCGCACTTATTGGACCTGCTTTCGCAGCAGGTTTGTATGATGTCGCGTGGGAGTTAGAAAAGGGTCATAAACCAACGTTAACACATAGCCTTAAATCTATGTTTCGCAATCCCGCTGGTGAATGGGGGTTTGCGGTGCTACTAATGGTCATTATGATTGTTTGGATGCGCTTGGCAGCACTCATTCATGCGCTATATCCTAATGTTCCTAACCCAACGTTTGAACAGCTTTCGGCGTTTTTAGCCCTCGGCTCAATTGTGGGGGGCATTTTATTGGTTTGCGTATTTGCAATCTCAGCATTTACCCCACAAATAATGATGGAGCGTCGAGTCGATATCATGACTGCGGTCATCAGTTCAATGCATGCGGTAAAAGAGAATGTCGGCGCTATGGTGGTATGGTGCGGTATATTAGTGTTTTTGGTGATGCTAGGATTTGCAACTGGGACTGCTGGTTTTATCGTTATTATGCCGTTACTAGCGTACGCAAGTTGGCATGGCTATATCGCTGTAATTAAAACAAAAGTTCCACGCCACTACGAATAA
- a CDS encoding arginase family protein, with protein MSESKKQFHKKLEHCLCPPGDGVFTVNTAKERKDALRQKLYGQTEGIDALWKTSLEQLGESEHKAVILGISSDCGGGILRGANWGPLFLRSTLIEQQPQTNAFDLGDVRVIPHLLHDKYLNESTISNCQKALYADPESEYYVSPLSITEDVCDGFYENYPDKGVFGIGGDHSISYPLTKAYLKAKRARGVKTAIIHFDAHTDLLVERLGIDLCFGSWCTHILEFLPAPHHLVQFGIRSSGKPKSHWESTFGVKQHWAHEIRERGAQTIVEEVITQLKADGVEELYVSFDIDALDEEFASATGTPEAGGMTPDEAMLILQALRGEFKITGADMMEIAPFTDSSLVGQTSSETTLKEGAKLSAFLIDAINNS; from the coding sequence ATGTCTGAGAGCAAAAAACAATTCCATAAAAAACTTGAGCACTGTTTATGCCCACCGGGAGATGGTGTGTTTACAGTAAACACAGCGAAAGAAAGAAAAGATGCGCTAAGACAAAAGCTATACGGGCAAACAGAAGGTATTGATGCTCTTTGGAAAACATCGCTAGAACAGCTGGGCGAAAGTGAGCATAAAGCGGTAATTCTTGGGATTAGTTCAGATTGTGGTGGTGGAATTTTACGCGGTGCCAACTGGGGTCCGTTATTTTTGCGCTCGACATTAATTGAGCAGCAGCCGCAAACGAATGCGTTTGACCTTGGAGATGTGCGTGTTATTCCACATTTACTTCATGATAAATACTTGAATGAAAGCACGATCAGCAACTGTCAAAAAGCACTTTATGCGGATCCTGAGAGTGAATATTACGTGTCACCTTTATCTATTACAGAAGATGTTTGTGATGGTTTTTACGAAAATTATCCAGATAAAGGTGTGTTTGGTATTGGTGGCGACCACTCAATCAGCTACCCATTAACAAAAGCGTATCTTAAAGCAAAGCGTGCTCGCGGTGTAAAAACAGCAATTATTCATTTTGACGCCCATACGGATTTACTTGTCGAACGCTTAGGTATCGATTTATGTTTTGGCTCTTGGTGTACGCATATCCTAGAGTTCCTGCCTGCACCACACCACTTAGTGCAATTTGGGATCCGCTCTAGTGGCAAACCTAAATCTCATTGGGAGTCAACGTTTGGTGTTAAGCAGCATTGGGCTCATGAAATTAGGGAGCGTGGTGCACAAACGATTGTTGAAGAAGTTATTACACAGTTAAAGGCTGATGGCGTTGAAGAACTTTATGTCAGCTTCGATATTGATGCACTAGATGAAGAATTTGCTTCTGCAACAGGTACTCCTGAGGCGGGTGGTATGACTCCAGACGAAGCGATGCTAATTCTACAAGCGCTGCGAGGCGAGTTTAAAATCACAGGTGCAGACATGATGGAAATTGCACCATTTACCGATAGCTCCCTCGTTGGTCAAACAAGCTCAGAAACGACGCTCAAAGAAGGCGCCAAGTTGAGTGCATTTTTAATTGATGCTATCAACAATAGCTAA
- a CDS encoding transporter substrate-binding domain-containing protein → MGVYSIGLCILLMSFSALAYTLNIVTENFPDFQYLNEKGELIGRSADKVRAVLDGAGVDYTINVLSWPAAYNAALRKEDTCVFSTARNTIRENEFNWVFPIDTFSTSFYALRESKIKLNKLEDAQVYRTAVIRDNFSHQFLMEHGFQEGRQLILINSFDKVFELLKARKDFVDLVILSDAQFRFRSAKEQTAQLLEPVYTLDKFNTSLYLACNKNVPKHILEKLQETYNALYSAK, encoded by the coding sequence ATGGGTGTATACTCAATTGGTCTTTGTATTTTACTGATGAGTTTCAGTGCGCTTGCCTATACGCTAAATATTGTCACTGAGAACTTTCCTGATTTCCAATACCTTAATGAAAAAGGAGAGTTGATTGGTCGCTCTGCGGATAAAGTTAGGGCCGTGCTTGATGGCGCTGGCGTGGATTACACCATCAACGTACTTTCATGGCCTGCAGCCTATAATGCCGCATTGAGAAAAGAAGATACCTGCGTATTTTCAACAGCCAGAAATACCATTCGCGAAAATGAGTTTAACTGGGTATTTCCAATTGATACTTTTTCTACATCTTTTTATGCGCTACGTGAAAGCAAAATCAAGTTGAATAAATTAGAGGACGCGCAAGTTTATCGAACTGCAGTGATCCGGGATAATTTTAGCCACCAGTTTTTAATGGAACATGGTTTTCAAGAGGGAAGGCAGCTGATCCTGATTAACTCCTTTGACAAGGTTTTTGAACTACTCAAAGCGCGAAAAGACTTTGTTGACTTGGTGATACTAAGTGATGCTCAGTTTCGATTTCGAAGTGCAAAAGAGCAAACGGCTCAATTACTTGAGCCGGTATATACCTTAGATAAGTTTAATACGTCACTTTACTTAGCTTGTAATAAAAATGTTCCCAAACACATCCTTGAGAAACTTCAGGAAACCTACAACGCGCTTTATTCAGCCAAATAA
- a CDS encoding VF530 family protein → MTTQANNPLHGIKLEEIIVKLEQQLGWKEMAAAVDINCFKDNPSVKSSLKFLRRTPWARTKVEQLYLDTFHGFQWPEIKK, encoded by the coding sequence ATGACAACCCAAGCAAATAACCCCCTTCACGGTATCAAGTTAGAAGAAATTATTGTAAAACTTGAACAGCAGCTAGGCTGGAAAGAAATGGCAGCCGCCGTAGATATCAACTGCTTCAAAGATAATCCAAGCGTTAAATCTAGTCTCAAGTTTTTGCGCCGCACACCTTGGGCAAGAACCAAAGTGGAGCAACTGTATCTAGATACATTTCACGGCTTTCAGTGGCCAGAGATAAAAAAATAA
- a CDS encoding DUF1496 domain-containing protein, whose product MKFLICLIAVNLISLPILAATPADLRLYTEIPKEVCWYEGKSYSEGALLLQFDMLFVCATKKYNEDNSKLMWVKADASGTPIRPEISNKIRVN is encoded by the coding sequence ATGAAGTTTTTAATTTGTTTAATCGCTGTTAATTTGATCTCACTGCCGATTTTGGCTGCAACGCCCGCTGATTTAAGGTTGTATACAGAAATACCAAAGGAAGTGTGCTGGTATGAAGGTAAATCATATAGCGAAGGCGCACTGTTGTTACAGTTTGATATGCTGTTTGTCTGTGCCACAAAAAAATACAACGAAGATAACAGTAAACTTATGTGGGTAAAAGCTGACGCATCTGGTACGCCAATTAGACCTGAAATTTCAAATAAAATTAGGGTAAACTAG
- a CDS encoding TIGR02647 family protein — protein MALDQKLLDELTLLARFPRHSLHQGIKIHSSAPEGVQGAAVRLFEKGVIDSPDGGYLTDLGHDLIGHFDHVYSALK, from the coding sequence ATGGCTTTAGACCAAAAATTATTGGATGAATTGACCTTACTAGCTAGATTTCCAAGACATAGTTTGCATCAGGGAATAAAAATTCATAGCAGTGCGCCAGAAGGTGTGCAAGGTGCGGCGGTGCGGCTATTTGAAAAAGGGGTCATTGACAGTCCTGACGGGGGATATTTGACTGATCTGGGTCATGACCTTATTGGTCACTTTGACCATGTCTATAGCGCACTGAAATAA
- the maiA gene encoding maleylacetoacetate isomerase codes for MKLYTYFRSSAAYRVRIALNLKGLDHELVPVNLLKSEQNGEAYLSKNGQGLLPALETEHGVLAQSLAILEWLEETQSGQALLPQDPWQKAQVRNFCYAIACDIHPIDNLRVLKYLSNELGASDDQKNEWYRHWVIEGFKKLEPMIGDGQFCFGTEPTLADVCLVPQVFNALRFKVDMTAFPKIARVYEYCNTLSAFSDAAPENQLDAQ; via the coding sequence TTGAAACTCTATACTTATTTTCGCTCATCTGCGGCCTATCGAGTGCGTATTGCTTTAAATCTTAAAGGATTAGACCACGAGTTAGTCCCTGTAAACTTGCTTAAATCGGAGCAAAACGGCGAGGCATATTTAAGTAAAAATGGTCAAGGGTTGCTTCCAGCACTAGAAACTGAGCATGGCGTTCTTGCACAGTCTTTAGCAATACTGGAGTGGTTGGAAGAAACGCAAAGCGGCCAAGCTTTGTTACCACAAGACCCATGGCAAAAAGCGCAGGTAAGAAATTTTTGCTATGCCATCGCTTGTGATATCCACCCTATTGATAATTTACGTGTACTTAAATACTTATCAAACGAGCTAGGCGCATCTGACGACCAGAAAAACGAATGGTATCGTCACTGGGTTATCGAGGGCTTTAAAAAGCTAGAGCCTATGATAGGCGACGGTCAATTTTGCTTTGGTACAGAGCCTACACTAGCCGACGTTTGTTTGGTGCCACAAGTATTTAATGCGCTGCGTTTTAAAGTGGATATGACTGCATTTCCTAAGATCGCCCGAGTATATGAATATTGCAATACGCTAAGCGCGTTTTCTGATGCTGCGCCTGAAAATCAATTAGACGCACAATAA